From the genome of Salvia splendens isolate huo1 chromosome 7, SspV2, whole genome shotgun sequence:
GTTCAATAGCATCACGCATATATATGTTTACTAacttatactactatatttatgTAGCCCACCACTTATTACCATCAtgttattaataatataaatttcatttttaattagcacgacttcaatcattttttttcttatgcatTTTAATTTGTAGCATTAACTATCAAAACTaagttagtactactattttttaggAACGCAGAGAGGAAGTATAACTTAGTTTAGGTATGTATgcaataatattaaattataatgtGAGAGTATGTGAGTAATAAATATTATCAAAAGGTATATGAGTGATAAATACAGctaggaaaaataaataaaccaagATATTTGGGACGCCAAAAAAAACACATCATGATTATTGAAAAGAATGGAATATTTATCTAAACGGATCAGAAGTTTTTGGAGCATTGGAGTTTAATATTCCAATTttttgtagtagtattttatattttgagctatgtttaatttaaaattgtaaGAAATCAaagtaatagaaaaaaaaatattcaactgTGAAAATAAAACGTCCCTAGAAGTCAAATACTACTATACAgacataaatacataagcatACAGCATAGTAATACCACAATGTGATGAACTCCATTTGATTCATCATCCATTCGTATTTCAAATCTCCACCTAAACAATTTATAAGGATTGTCTcatgtaaagaaaagttagttTTTAGTGCCTCTTATAAATTAGACTTTTTCGAAAGATGATGTCACAGTGATTTGAGAATCCTTATCAATACACATGCACTGAAATTTGAAAACAATTTAACAACTACCATCTGTgaagaatttattttaaatttatgatcaTTAATGTATTTCCCTATTTTGTTATAGAATCATGACCGTCATATATTCCATATTTTTTCCACCAGAAATTGCAATATATTTAGTAGTTATGTCGTAATTATGATGCTGGGCCAGAATTGCATATGGACTATATTAAATAGGCCCAATCTGACACGTGAAAACGACaaaactaattatataaaaataaacgcaaacaattaaataattaaatagctGTAGCAATATTGTCGTAGGTGAAGCTCCAGCGTACCACTCCAGCAGCAAGTATCAGTTATACAAGTGTTGGAATCCCAATAATTGTGATCTTCTACACTTGCGACGCAGAGGAGGTCAACACTTGTAAACCATATGGCGTCGGCACGCATCGCCACGGCATTTACCCGCCGCTCTCTCCCTCACCGCTTCGCTGCCACAACAACTCAACCGCGCTCTCTATTTTGTTGCCAGGTTCTCCGATTTCCACTCTCGATAATCCAATCTTCTATTTGTTTGCGCGAGATGAACTAGATTAGTATCGGATTCGTTTCTGTTCAATTTTGTATGTCAAGTTTATGCGACATTATTAGTTCTTAGTCGAGTGTAgaaattacattttattttgtcaatttcTGCGTTAGATCATCGTGATGCGCTGCTAGCAGTAGTGCTTCACCAATGCTGTGAATATTGTGATTCAGATCAGAATTTCTTTACAGGCACATCAGATGAGTACGGACGCAAGCAGTGTTGCTGCTCGTCTCAGCAGCTCGGGGTTCATTAGAAGCCAAGGTTTCATTGGAGGCAAATGGACTGATGCATACGATGGTAAAACTATTGAGGTTAGGGAGTCTGCAATTGCCAATTACAACTTCAGGGAAAATAAGAGTATGTTCTAAGCATTAAAAAGTGCTGTTACCTTTCTATGGCAGGTCATCAATCCTGCAACAGGCGAGGTTATAACAAATGTTTCATGCATGGGTGCTAGGGAGACAAATGATGCTATTGCTTCAGCTCAAGAAGCatttgtttgtgagttgttcatGTTAATTGACCGGATATCTGCTGCCCTGTTCCCCTGTTTTTGTATTTTCTCATGTAATTAATACCAGACATTGCACTTGAAGGCGCTATGAGTATATCTGTGATAAGAATAAGATATATGTAAAACATATTCTCGTTCAGCTATCCAGCTAGTAGTCATTTCTTACCTAGGGTGGTATCGTCTAATAATAAACACTGCTTAGGGAACTGCCTCTGCTTCTTATCTGTGTGATATTCCTTCTGATGAGTTAATGATGGAGTACTATGCAAAAAGGGAAGAAAATATTCATGGCATCTGATAATTGAACTACTATGCCTTgtcctttttttattattattaccaGAAACTTAGTTTGATTATGTTTGCCATTTTCCCCTATTGATAAGTCCAATTAATTgttttttgtattattaaatctaattattctttctattttttgtagGGTGGAACTGTAGTTTGTGTTTTATATAGTCTAATATTCTAACACATCAATTTTAATTGAAGCTTGGAGCAAGGTAACCGCTGCTGAAAGGAGCAAGTGTTTAAGAAAATGGTATGATTTGTTGATGTCCCACAAAGAAGAGCTCGGTCAACTTATGACCTTAGAGCAAGGAAAACCTCTAAAAGAGGCCATTGGTGAGGTACCCTAGTTTTCTATCCCTGCTCTACCAATAACAACATTATGTTTTGAATATCTTTCACTGGAGAGCATATATAAATTATGTGATTTACAGGTTGGCTATGGAGCAAGTTTTGTGGAGTTTTTTGCAGAAGAAGCCAAGCGAGTTTATGGGGACATCATTCCAGCAACATTACCTGATCGTCGGTTGTTTGTTGTAAAACAGGTAAATGTTCTTGAGTAGCTCTTTATATTTTGCGTCTGTTTCTGTTATGCACTCTTTGACACTATTGTGCATTTTATCAAGTGGAAACTCCTGTTCCGAAAATTACCTAGGGAATAGTCAATGAGCCCTAAATATATGTTTCATGAACAAAGGAGTATAGGAAGTAAGATGCTGGTAGAATGATCTAACTGAATTTTGAAGTGTTGGGATTCAATGTCCTGTTTCATCCATAGAGAACAAACTCTTCAACAAAGAGGAGACAGTAAAAACAGAGTCCTAAATCAATCAGCTAGGTTTTGAAGGAACTGAGAAACCTTGATGCTATAGATAATGAAATCCATGTTGAATTATTTTTGAATGAGAAGTGATCCTTGAAGATTTTTTAACTCAGGGAAAATTAGGTTTATTTTATAGAAAGAATCCACAAGTGGTTGTTTAATTGTTTTAATAGTTCATAGGTTCAGATTAAATGTGCATTAAGGAAAGTGCATTGTTTCTGCTTGAAACTTAGTCATCTACTTCTACATTATATGTATACTTGAATGTCCTACTGTGGGTTGATAAGGTTGGGCACCTATATATACTGATTATTTAGGTATTTATATTAACAAAAGGAATGTTCTCTCGCAGCCAGTTGGAGTTGTTGGGGCAATTACACCATGGAACTTTCCTTTGGCAATGATTACACGCAAGGTTGATTTAATTTCCTATTCTATAGTCTTTTCGAATTTTGTTTCTTGTGACAGAGCTGCACTGGTATCATGCAAATCAGATTGTTTGTCTTGATGTCAGGTTGCCCCTGCCCTTGCATGCGGATGTACTGTTGTCGTGAAACCCTCAGAATTTACTCCATTGACTGCATTAGCGGCGGCGGAACTCTCTGTTCAAGCTGGGATACCACGTGTAATTCTGATTCTGAGCCTTTAAAACTACACAGACACGTAGCATATTGGTATTGGCATGCAAGGACTGCACCTATTCTATTTCGAAAGTGAAGATTTTAATCGCAAGCACTAATGAGTTATCTGACAACAGACAGTGCCCCCTCTCAAAAGCGAACTGATATAAGCTACTATAGAGTATTAGTGTTGGTTCATTCTATTGTCCATGCTTATCGTCAAGCATTAGAAATTATAGACACAACATTGGGACTGATGACTGATGTAATCCCAAGACATTATGTGCTAATCTTGTCTTATCTGTGGTTATTACAATGTTTGGTTAACTCTGatcgttgtgttttttctgCAAGACAGGGTGCAGTGAATGTTGTAATGGGAAATGCTTCTGAAATTGGGGATGCTCTATTAGCAAGTCCTCAGGTTTTCTATTCTTAAAAGTCAAATATGGTGTTTATGGTTTAGAACACTGAAACAAATAGACTTTAA
Proteins encoded in this window:
- the LOC121742361 gene encoding succinate-semialdehyde dehydrogenase, mitochondrial-like, with translation MASARIATAFTRRSLPHRFAATTTQPRSLFCCQAHQMSTDASSVAARLSSSGFIRSQGFIGGKWTDAYDGKTIEVINPATGEVITNVSCMGARETNDAIASAQEAFVSWSKVTAAERSKCLRKWYDLLMSHKEELGQLMTLEQGKPLKEAIGEVGYGASFVEFFAEEAKRVYGDIIPATLPDRRLFVVKQPVGVVGAITPWNFPLAMITRKVAPALACGCTVVVKPSEFTPLTALAAAELSVQAGIPRGAVNVVMGNASEIGDALLASPQVRKITFTGSTAVGKKLMAGAAATVKKVSLELGGNAPCIIFDDADLDVAVKGALASKFRNSGQTCVCANRVLVQEGIYEKFADAFSKAVENMKVGHGFTEGAVDVGPLINDAAVHKVESFVQDAISKGAKVLVGGKKHSLGMRFYEPTVLTDVKNEMILAREEIFGPVAPLQKFKTEEEAIRRANDTNAGLAAYIFTTNMQRSWRVSEALEYGLVGVNEGLISTEVAPFGGVKQSGLGREGSKYGIDEYLEMKYICMGNMN